Proteins from a single region of Chryseobacterium scophthalmum:
- the rsmG gene encoding 16S rRNA (guanine(527)-N(7))-methyltransferase RsmG — protein sequence MSIAIIQKYFPDLTEKQIEQFIKLESLYGEWNEKINVISRKDMESLYEKHILHSLGIAKIMEFAPGTKVLDVGTGGGFPGIPLAILFPETQFTLIDSIGKKITVVNAVAEGVGLSNLTAIHGRAEKVKEKFHFVVSRAVTQMPEFLRWLKGKFEKEQLNAKHNGVLYLKGGDLAEELAGLKCELFSLKNYFDEEFFDTKKVVYLSKGNFNS from the coding sequence ATGTCGATAGCAATCATTCAAAAATACTTTCCGGATCTTACAGAAAAACAAATCGAGCAGTTTATAAAGCTTGAAAGCCTGTATGGAGAATGGAACGAAAAAATAAACGTCATTTCCCGAAAAGATATGGAATCTCTTTATGAGAAGCATATCCTGCATTCTTTAGGTATTGCAAAAATCATGGAATTCGCTCCCGGAACAAAAGTTTTAGACGTTGGAACAGGTGGTGGTTTTCCCGGAATTCCTTTGGCAATTTTGTTTCCTGAAACCCAGTTTACTTTAATTGATTCAATCGGTAAAAAAATTACGGTGGTGAATGCTGTTGCAGAAGGGGTGGGTTTGTCAAATCTTACCGCCATTCATGGAAGAGCAGAAAAAGTAAAAGAAAAGTTCCACTTCGTGGTAAGTCGTGCCGTTACTCAAATGCCTGAATTTCTAAGATGGCTGAAAGGTAAGTTTGAAAAAGAACAATTAAATGCAAAACATAACGGAGTTTTATATCTAAAAGGTGGAGATCTTGCCGAAGAACTTGCCGGACTAAAATGTGAGCTTTTCAGTCTTAAAAACTACTTCGACGAAGAGTTTTTTGACACTAAAAAGGTTGTTTATCTTTCAAAAGGCAATTTTAATTCTTAA
- a CDS encoding pyridoxal phosphate-dependent aminotransferase: MNKLSDRVNRLGYSQTFVMSNKAREMKASGIDVISLTLGEPDFDVPDNIKEAAFTAINENYSHYSPVPGFLELRQAISEKLKRDNQLDYKPTQICVSNGAKQAIINVLAAIINDGDEVILPTPFWVSYDEMVKMMGGNSVMLPTSYVTDFKITAEQLEEAINEKTKAILFSSPCNPSGGYYTYDELKSLAKVIAKYPHVTVISDEIYEYINYETKTTSIAQFPEVYEQTAVINGMSKAFAMTGWRIGYSACPEWLAKACEKIQGQMTSGANTVAQRASIVALKTDPSEYKYMIDAFKQRRNLVFDLMKEIPGFKVLLPKAAFYFFPDVSHYIGKTLDGTEIKDADDFAMFILENAHVGCVGGVSFGSPECIRFSYAASEEDLREAMRRIKVLLEKFN, from the coding sequence ATGAATAAACTTTCAGACAGAGTAAACAGGTTGGGTTACTCGCAGACATTCGTCATGTCAAACAAAGCTAGGGAGATGAAAGCCAGTGGAATAGATGTAATTTCTTTAACATTAGGCGAACCGGATTTCGACGTTCCCGATAATATCAAAGAAGCTGCTTTTACAGCAATCAATGAAAATTACAGCCACTACTCTCCTGTTCCGGGATTTTTAGAACTTCGTCAGGCGATTTCTGAAAAATTAAAAAGAGACAATCAACTCGATTATAAACCGACACAAATCTGTGTTTCAAACGGAGCTAAACAAGCAATTATTAATGTTTTGGCAGCTATTATCAATGATGGAGATGAAGTAATCCTTCCTACTCCTTTTTGGGTAAGTTATGATGAGATGGTAAAAATGATGGGCGGAAATTCTGTGATGCTTCCTACTTCTTATGTTACCGATTTTAAAATCACTGCAGAACAGCTTGAAGAAGCGATTAATGAAAAAACAAAAGCTATTCTTTTCAGCTCGCCTTGTAACCCTTCAGGTGGATATTATACGTATGATGAATTGAAATCTTTGGCGAAAGTGATTGCTAAATACCCTCATGTAACGGTAATTTCTGACGAAATTTACGAATACATCAATTACGAGACTAAAACTACATCTATCGCTCAGTTTCCTGAAGTTTATGAGCAAACCGCAGTGATCAACGGAATGTCTAAAGCTTTTGCAATGACAGGTTGGAGAATTGGTTATTCTGCTTGTCCGGAATGGTTGGCAAAAGCTTGTGAAAAAATTCAGGGACAAATGACGAGCGGAGCGAATACGGTTGCTCAGAGAGCTTCAATTGTTGCTTTAAAAACAGATCCTTCAGAATATAAATACATGATTGATGCATTCAAGCAAAGAAGAAATCTCGTGTTCGATTTAATGAAGGAAATTCCCGGATTTAAAGTTCTTTTACCAAAAGCTGCTTTCTATTTCTTTCCAGATGTTTCTCATTACATCGGAAAAACATTAGACGGAACTGAAATAAAAGATGCTGATGATTTTGCAATGTTTATTTTAGAAAACGCTCATGTAGGTTGTGTTGGCGGAGTTTCATTTGGAAGTCCGGAATGTATCAGATTTTCTTATGCAGCTTCTGAAGAAGATTTAAGAGAAGCGATGAGAAGAATAAAAGTATTATTAGAAAAATTTAATTAA
- a CDS encoding M16 family metallopeptidase: MNLFKKLTIVTSIAAASFCGYAQAQDFQWKEAKSNGYTYKYVTNDPTSARYYKLKNGLTVILSATNKEPRIQTYIATKAGSKTDPATHTGLAHYLEHMLFKGTDKFGSKDWAKEKPLLDKVDALYEKYNQTKDEAKRKEIYKEIDKVSGEAANYAIANEYDKMMAGMGADGTNAFTSFEQTVYVEDIPANAVDKFLAVQSERFRAPVLRLFHTELEAVYEEKNRSLDDDTDKVYDKMFETLFPNNNYGKQTTIGTIEHLKNPSLKAIREYYNNYYVPNNMGVIMSGDFNPDEMIAKIDKAFSYMKSKAIPSYVVGQEKPIASPIVKEVVGPNPESVMMGFRFPGATTKDARLLTLIGNMLTNGQAGLIDLDLVKKQKLLAAYAFPYILKDYSVLLLQGRPTEGQSLDEVKNLLLQEIEKLRKGEFSDDLIQSIVNNEKKNIIQKDEKYSSRASILMDEFTSDIDHKASLEYLEEISKLTKKDIMDFASKYLQNNNYVAIYKKKGEDKSIVKVDKPTITPVSVNREDQSLFLKKIDEMPENSISPVWLNFEKDIEKSKVKSVDVLSVTNTDNDLFRLYYYFDSGKWNNKMLPLAAEYLQYLGTKNKSSEAISKEFYKLASSFNISAGNEETYVTLEGLNENFDKTADLFEDLIKNCVADQKALDSYKARLKKARANAKQNKGIIMSGLRSYAQYGSQNPFNNVLTDAELDALKAEDLVNILHDLFNFKHKILHYGPKSAHGVSSSLTLIHKVPATLKEMPKSKTFTQVPTDKNKVLFANYDMVQAEVFWVRNADNYNPNLSPTISLFNNYFGGGMGSIVFQTIRESKALAYSTYAYFGQPNKKDDKNMIMAYVGTQADKLNESTTAMNELLTTLPKSEQLFETAKSGLRKTIAAERITQDGIIFSYLSAQKLGLDYDRRKNVYEQSPKLNFADINTFHDSEMKGKNYTYCLVAAQDKVKDEDLLKLGELKKLSLTEIFGY, translated from the coding sequence ATGAATTTATTTAAAAAATTAACGATTGTAACCAGTATTGCTGCGGCAAGTTTTTGTGGTTATGCTCAAGCTCAGGACTTTCAATGGAAAGAAGCCAAATCAAATGGATACACGTATAAATATGTAACCAACGATCCTACTTCTGCAAGATATTATAAGCTTAAAAACGGACTTACCGTAATTTTAAGTGCAACTAATAAAGAACCGAGAATTCAGACTTATATTGCGACAAAAGCAGGTAGCAAAACCGATCCGGCAACTCACACTGGTCTTGCGCATTATCTGGAACACATGCTCTTCAAAGGAACAGATAAGTTTGGATCGAAAGATTGGGCAAAAGAAAAACCTCTTTTAGATAAAGTTGATGCTCTTTATGAGAAGTACAATCAGACAAAAGATGAAGCCAAAAGAAAGGAAATTTACAAAGAAATAGATAAAGTTTCGGGTGAAGCAGCAAACTATGCCATTGCCAATGAATACGATAAAATGATGGCAGGAATGGGTGCAGATGGAACGAATGCATTCACATCTTTCGAGCAAACCGTTTATGTAGAAGACATTCCGGCAAATGCGGTTGATAAATTTTTGGCAGTGCAGTCAGAACGTTTCAGAGCACCTGTTTTAAGGCTTTTCCATACAGAACTTGAAGCAGTTTACGAAGAGAAAAACAGAAGTTTGGACGATGATACCGACAAAGTTTATGATAAAATGTTTGAGACTTTGTTCCCGAATAACAATTATGGTAAGCAAACTACCATCGGAACGATCGAACATTTGAAAAACCCTTCTTTAAAAGCAATTAGAGAATATTACAACAATTATTACGTTCCCAATAATATGGGAGTGATCATGTCGGGAGATTTTAATCCGGATGAGATGATTGCTAAAATTGATAAGGCTTTTTCTTACATGAAGTCTAAAGCTATTCCAAGCTACGTTGTCGGACAAGAAAAGCCCATTGCATCACCCATTGTAAAAGAAGTTGTAGGTCCAAATCCTGAAAGTGTAATGATGGGATTCAGATTTCCGGGAGCTACGACCAAAGACGCTAGACTTTTGACTTTAATTGGAAATATGCTGACCAACGGACAAGCCGGATTAATTGACCTGGATCTTGTAAAAAAACAAAAACTTTTGGCAGCTTATGCTTTTCCATATATTTTAAAAGATTATTCGGTATTGCTTTTACAAGGCAGACCAACTGAAGGTCAATCGTTGGACGAAGTGAAAAATCTTCTTCTTCAGGAAATTGAAAAGCTTAGAAAAGGTGAATTTTCGGATGATCTAATTCAGTCTATTGTTAATAATGAGAAGAAAAACATCATTCAGAAAGATGAAAAATACTCTTCCAGAGCAAGTATCTTAATGGATGAATTTACATCAGATATTGATCACAAAGCTTCACTAGAATATTTAGAAGAGATCTCTAAACTTACGAAAAAAGATATTATGGATTTTGCATCTAAATATCTTCAGAATAACAATTACGTTGCCATCTACAAGAAGAAAGGTGAAGATAAAAGCATTGTAAAAGTAGATAAGCCAACTATTACACCGGTTTCGGTAAACAGAGAAGACCAGTCTCTGTTTCTTAAGAAAATTGACGAGATGCCGGAAAATAGCATTTCTCCGGTTTGGTTAAATTTCGAAAAAGACATTGAGAAGAGCAAAGTGAAAAGTGTAGATGTTCTTTCTGTAACAAATACAGATAATGATCTTTTCAGACTATACTATTACTTCGATTCAGGAAAATGGAACAATAAAATGCTTCCTTTGGCTGCAGAATATTTACAGTATTTAGGAACAAAGAATAAATCTTCTGAAGCGATAAGTAAAGAGTTTTACAAACTGGCTTCAAGTTTTAACATAAGCGCCGGAAACGAAGAAACTTATGTAACACTGGAAGGTTTGAATGAAAATTTTGACAAAACTGCAGATTTATTTGAAGATTTAATTAAAAATTGTGTAGCAGACCAAAAAGCTTTAGATTCTTACAAAGCAAGATTGAAAAAAGCGAGAGCCAATGCAAAACAGAACAAGGGAATAATCATGAGTGGGCTAAGAAGTTATGCTCAGTATGGTTCTCAAAACCCTTTCAATAATGTTCTAACTGATGCGGAATTAGATGCTTTAAAAGCAGAAGATTTGGTGAATATTCTTCATGATTTATTTAATTTTAAACATAAAATTCTTCACTACGGGCCAAAATCGGCACACGGAGTTTCATCTTCTTTAACCTTGATCCATAAAGTTCCGGCAACATTGAAAGAAATGCCAAAATCTAAAACCTTTACTCAGGTTCCGACAGATAAAAACAAAGTTTTGTTTGCCAATTATGACATGGTACAGGCTGAAGTATTCTGGGTAAGAAATGCGGATAATTACAACCCTAACCTTAGTCCTACAATAAGTTTATTTAATAATTATTTTGGTGGCGGAATGGGTTCTATCGTTTTCCAGACAATAAGAGAATCTAAGGCTTTGGCGTATTCTACTTATGCATATTTTGGTCAGCCAAACAAAAAAGATGACAAAAATATGATTATGGCTTATGTAGGAACTCAGGCAGATAAACTGAATGAATCTACAACGGCAATGAACGAGCTTTTAACAACTCTTCCAAAATCTGAACAGTTATTTGAAACCGCAAAAAGTGGATTGAGAAAAACGATCGCTGCAGAAAGAATTACTCAGGACGGAATTATTTTCTCTTATTTATCAGCTCAAAAATTAGGTCTCGATTATGACAGAAGGAAAAATGTTTATGAACAGTCTCCGAAACTGAATTTTGCAGACATTAATACCTTCCATGATTCTGAAATGAAAGGGAAAAATTATACTTATTGCCTTGTCGCTGCACAAGATAAAGTAAAAGATGAAGATTTGCTGAAATTGGGTGAACTTAAAAAGTTAAGTCTTACAGAAATATTCGGTTATTAA
- a CDS encoding DUF922 domain-containing protein, translated as MKFFLIVFLLIFNIVSAQNIVWSENQKLVWDNFKSKTNNLGGATVVAYTHCGWEFSATTSSDPKVPVKINIQTVFNENKSWKDVKRINDYVLVHEQKHFDIAEIHARKLRKEVSEKIKTTADYNKFFKTIYAKISSDYKSFQADYDRVTEHGMNKEKQAEYNILITEELEKLKNYQKI; from the coding sequence ATGAAGTTTTTTTTAATCGTTTTTTTATTGATTTTCAACATTGTCTCAGCTCAGAATATTGTCTGGAGCGAAAATCAGAAGCTGGTTTGGGATAATTTTAAAAGCAAAACCAATAATCTTGGTGGTGCAACGGTTGTAGCTTATACTCATTGCGGTTGGGAATTTTCAGCAACTACATCGAGCGATCCTAAAGTTCCTGTGAAAATAAATATTCAAACGGTTTTTAATGAAAATAAATCATGGAAAGACGTTAAAAGAATCAATGATTATGTATTGGTTCATGAGCAGAAACACTTCGATATTGCTGAAATTCACGCAAGAAAACTTAGAAAGGAAGTTTCAGAAAAAATAAAAACCACAGCCGATTACAATAAGTTTTTCAAAACAATTTACGCTAAAATCTCTTCCGATTACAAAAGCTTTCAGGCTGACTATGACCGTGTAACCGAACATGGGATGAATAAAGAAAAACAGGCAGAATATAATATTTTAATTACCGAAGAACTCGAAAAACTAAAAAACTACCAGAAAATTTGA
- a CDS encoding TlpA disulfide reductase family protein has translation MRRIFFLFLLWGIFINGKVKSDTLTTIIKGNIENLSDGKIYLYKNTFDNVIDSTDVKNEKFHLEHMFLENQPQYIGFFHYDSQNLKTLFFFPKKDLKSDKTKYVDRIMSDSLIIFDKALKINKEVSNSHTIYANTTVNGGKQTLAYLQSEIDLFDNIDITTVNLIGERIKKNPFSYHLLYELQDHKNDLDAKDLEKLMHLFNNDIKKSLVYNNIESFVILKNKSKKEKIITSLKNNNGKNQKIINEKYKKHLIIFWASWCGPCLQEIPHLKKINKENKDIELISISIDKDEKAWKKKLSEEKITWKQLIVNLQDQKLLEASFGFSNTVPYTILIDNNFKVLYQFTGLISKENLNKILKE, from the coding sequence ATGAGAAGAATATTTTTTTTATTTCTGCTATGGGGTATTTTCATTAATGGAAAGGTAAAATCTGACACCTTGACAACAATAATAAAAGGGAATATTGAAAATTTATCCGATGGAAAAATTTATTTATACAAAAATACTTTTGATAATGTTATCGATAGTACTGATGTAAAAAATGAAAAGTTTCATTTAGAGCATATGTTTTTGGAAAACCAACCTCAATATATTGGCTTTTTTCATTACGATAGTCAGAATTTAAAAACATTATTTTTCTTTCCAAAAAAAGATTTAAAATCAGATAAAACAAAATATGTTGATAGAATAATGTCTGATTCTCTAATAATTTTTGATAAAGCTTTAAAAATAAATAAAGAGGTTTCAAATTCTCATACAATATATGCTAATACTACAGTAAATGGTGGGAAACAAACTTTAGCTTATCTACAATCTGAAATTGACTTATTTGATAATATAGATATAACAACAGTAAATTTAATTGGTGAAAGAATAAAAAAAAATCCTTTCTCATATCATCTTCTTTATGAATTGCAAGATCATAAAAATGATTTGGATGCAAAAGATTTAGAAAAATTGATGCATTTATTTAATAATGATATTAAGAAATCATTGGTTTACAATAATATTGAAAGTTTTGTCATTTTAAAAAATAAATCAAAAAAAGAAAAAATAATCACGTCTTTAAAAAACAATAATGGAAAGAATCAAAAAATTATAAATGAAAAATATAAGAAACATTTAATCATTTTTTGGGCGAGTTGGTGTGGACCTTGTTTACAAGAAATTCCGCATCTAAAAAAAATAAATAAGGAAAATAAAGACATAGAATTAATATCAATTTCAATAGATAAAGATGAAAAAGCATGGAAAAAGAAACTATCAGAGGAGAAAATAACTTGGAAGCAACTGATTGTAAACTTACAAGATCAAAAACTTTTAGAAGCTAGTTTTGGATTTTCAAATACTGTTCCTTATACGATACTTATTGATAATAACTTTAAAGTATTATACCAATTTACAGGATTAATTTCAAAAGAAAATTTAAATAAGATTTTAAAAGAATAA
- a CDS encoding acyl-CoA dehydrogenase family protein, with amino-acid sequence MSYYPLTSIPDYYGIDALLTEEHKLIRQSVKDWVESFVMPNIDQAAQNHTDLPNLMRELGKIGALGPYIPEEYGGSGLDQISYGLIMQELERGDSAVRSAASVQSSLVMFPINEFGSEEQKRKYLPKLASGEMIGSFGLTEPNHGSDPSSMETYFKDMGDHYLLNGAKMWITNSPLCDIAVIWAKNEEGKVQGLIVERGMEGFTTPETHNKWSLRASKTGELVFNDVKVPKENLLPNVTGLKGPLSCLNSARYGISWGVIGAAIDCYCTAVQYSKERKQFGKPIGSYQLQQKKLAEFLTEITKAQLLCLQLGNLKNDHKASPAQISMAKRNNVKMAIDIARESRQILGGMGIMGEFPMMRHAANLESVITYEGTHDVHLLITGLDITGINAF; translated from the coding sequence ATGTCATATTATCCTCTTACAAGCATTCCTGATTATTATGGAATTGATGCTTTACTTACCGAAGAACACAAGCTTATCCGTCAATCTGTAAAAGATTGGGTTGAAAGTTTTGTAATGCCAAATATTGATCAGGCGGCTCAAAATCATACCGATTTACCAAATTTAATGAGAGAATTGGGAAAAATCGGAGCTTTAGGACCTTACATTCCTGAAGAATACGGTGGTTCTGGTCTTGATCAGATTTCTTACGGTTTGATTATGCAAGAATTGGAAAGAGGAGATTCTGCGGTGCGTTCTGCGGCATCTGTACAAAGTTCTTTGGTAATGTTCCCGATTAATGAATTCGGTTCTGAAGAACAAAAAAGAAAATACTTACCGAAGTTAGCTTCCGGTGAAATGATCGGATCTTTCGGTCTTACTGAACCGAATCACGGTTCAGATCCAAGTTCTATGGAAACGTATTTTAAAGATATGGGAGATCATTATCTTTTAAATGGTGCCAAAATGTGGATCACCAATTCCCCGTTATGCGATATCGCAGTAATTTGGGCTAAAAATGAAGAAGGAAAAGTACAGGGATTAATCGTTGAAAGAGGAATGGAAGGTTTTACCACTCCTGAAACACACAATAAATGGAGCTTAAGAGCTTCTAAAACAGGCGAATTAGTATTTAACGACGTGAAAGTACCTAAAGAAAATTTGCTTCCCAATGTTACAGGATTAAAAGGGCCTTTGTCTTGTTTAAATTCTGCGAGATACGGAATTTCTTGGGGCGTAATTGGAGCTGCAATCGACTGTTATTGTACTGCTGTTCAATATTCTAAAGAAAGAAAACAATTCGGAAAACCAATTGGTTCTTACCAATTACAGCAGAAAAAATTAGCTGAATTTTTAACTGAAATTACGAAAGCTCAGTTACTTTGTCTACAGTTAGGAAATCTGAAAAACGATCACAAAGCGAGTCCGGCTCAGATCTCTATGGCAAAAAGAAACAATGTGAAAATGGCGATTGATATTGCAAGAGAATCACGACAAATTCTTGGCGGAATGGGAATCATGGGTGAATTCCCGATGATGCGTCATGCTGCCAATTTAGAATCAGTAATTACGTATGAAGGAACTCACGATGTTCATTTGTTGATTACAGGTCTTGATATTACAGGAATTAACGCTTTTTAG
- a CDS encoding PD-(D/E)XK nuclease family protein: protein MKFLNKIIDELLIQNTDLSQFNIVLPGKRPIVFIRQILEENNYSGFLPNFYTIEELIINIVDQQTIQGISLWLFAFDVYKGLNLIPNDDFSEFLKWFPTLQKDWDDILKFSDSDEAVLQYMFDEERIKEWAQDLGDDDEVPRKKFLNFWRNMNVFLPVLKEKLREKNWATPGMIHESAKAKIGEFAKNNIENFVFCGFNAFTPVEEKLVRGLLQWNKAQCFFQGDKYYFDDERQEAGKFLRNHKMWKEFDDNRAFNWIEDDFNQTKNIKVYEVSGNVTQTKILPELFKNINNKTFTNTAVVLLDENLLPASLDVMHEVENLNITMGFPLKNLSFSNAVKQLFYLQKQLEKSKSSYYYRDVYPILEELPKSNDDEKIINDFKSKIEERNIVYISQKLLTELLGSLSYFNLLQKADSVYQFLDDLIAFCKKIKWLELDDIQYENVSHFENAFRIIKNQITPYGFRINIETLEILINQHINSESIDFQGEPLKGLQVMGLLETRLLNFENVILLSVNEGKLPLGNSQNTYIPFDIRRYFDLHTFLENDNIYAYHFYRLIQDAQNVHLLFNALSSGVNTGEKSRFITQIEMESSHHIEHVIVENSSEPILSQPIEVFKTNIVQQQLLKWKEKVSASHLTSYLYNPIDFYLSKILNTSEADEIEEELSIRNYGNLVHYTLQEVYEVLKCKVLKLNDLQNSIKRIDEFINIAIEKLKHQPEFYNKGMNYIHKAIAKKVIENILNHDLELIKAGNSLEIIDIERRFEGVDFYLNEDKSDKVSFFGFIDRIDRLNGTVRIIDYKTAKTKNLTVKIDELNKSDYFQNSDRKQAMQLCLYQYVIQSLPEFWGFPVETGIWSFADAKKGVVSLEFAQGSLDDAMISIQNLIHEILNPEISFLENVKNYNY, encoded by the coding sequence TTGAAATTTCTAAACAAAATTATCGATGAATTATTAATTCAAAACACTGATTTATCGCAATTTAACATTGTTCTTCCCGGTAAAAGACCCATTGTTTTTATACGTCAGATTTTAGAAGAAAATAATTACTCAGGATTTCTTCCCAATTTTTATACGATTGAAGAACTGATTATCAATATTGTAGATCAACAGACGATTCAGGGGATTTCTCTGTGGCTTTTTGCATTTGATGTTTATAAAGGTTTAAATCTTATTCCAAACGACGATTTTTCTGAATTTTTAAAATGGTTTCCTACGCTTCAGAAAGATTGGGACGATATTTTAAAATTTTCAGATTCTGATGAAGCCGTTTTACAATATATGTTTGATGAAGAACGTATTAAAGAATGGGCGCAGGATTTGGGTGACGATGATGAAGTTCCACGAAAAAAATTCCTGAATTTTTGGAGGAATATGAATGTTTTTCTTCCTGTTTTAAAGGAAAAATTAAGAGAAAAAAACTGGGCAACTCCGGGAATGATTCACGAGTCTGCAAAAGCAAAAATAGGAGAGTTTGCAAAAAATAATATCGAAAATTTTGTTTTCTGCGGCTTTAATGCATTCACTCCGGTTGAAGAAAAACTGGTGAGAGGTCTTTTACAATGGAACAAAGCACAGTGTTTTTTTCAGGGAGATAAATATTATTTTGATGACGAAAGACAAGAGGCCGGAAAGTTCCTCAGAAATCATAAAATGTGGAAAGAGTTTGATGATAACAGAGCTTTCAACTGGATTGAGGATGATTTTAACCAGACTAAAAACATAAAGGTCTACGAAGTTTCAGGTAATGTAACACAAACTAAAATTTTACCTGAATTATTTAAAAATATTAATAATAAAACATTTACGAATACGGCGGTTGTTTTACTTGATGAAAACCTTCTTCCTGCAAGTCTGGATGTAATGCATGAAGTTGAAAATCTCAATATTACAATGGGTTTTCCGCTGAAAAATCTTTCTTTTTCGAATGCGGTAAAACAACTTTTTTATCTCCAAAAACAGCTTGAAAAGAGCAAATCTTCGTATTATTATCGTGATGTTTATCCAATTCTAGAAGAGCTTCCGAAATCTAATGATGATGAAAAGATTATCAATGATTTTAAATCTAAAATAGAAGAGAGAAATATTGTATATATTTCTCAGAAGCTTTTGACTGAGCTTTTGGGGAGTCTTTCGTATTTCAATCTTCTTCAGAAAGCAGACTCTGTTTATCAGTTTTTGGATGATCTTATAGCATTTTGTAAAAAGATTAAATGGCTTGAACTGGATGATATTCAGTATGAAAACGTTTCTCATTTTGAAAATGCATTCAGAATCATAAAAAACCAGATTACACCTTATGGTTTTAGAATTAATATAGAAACGCTTGAGATTCTCATCAATCAGCACATTAATTCAGAAAGCATAGATTTTCAGGGTGAACCACTGAAAGGGCTTCAGGTAATGGGACTTTTGGAAACCCGTCTTTTAAATTTTGAAAACGTAATTCTTCTGTCTGTTAATGAAGGTAAATTACCGCTCGGAAACTCGCAAAATACCTACATTCCTTTCGATATAAGAAGATATTTTGACTTACATACTTTCCTCGAAAACGACAATATTTATGCCTATCATTTTTACCGTTTAATTCAGGATGCACAGAATGTACATTTGCTTTTCAATGCTTTAAGTTCTGGTGTAAATACGGGAGAAAAGAGTCGATTTATTACTCAGATCGAAATGGAAAGTTCTCATCACATCGAGCATGTTATTGTTGAGAATTCTTCAGAGCCAATTTTAAGTCAGCCCATCGAAGTTTTTAAAACAAATATTGTTCAGCAACAGCTTTTAAAATGGAAAGAAAAAGTTTCGGCTTCACACTTAACAAGCTATCTCTATAATCCGATTGATTTTTATCTTTCAAAGATTTTAAATACTTCAGAAGCGGATGAAATTGAAGAAGAATTATCGATTAGAAATTACGGAAATTTAGTTCATTACACGCTTCAAGAAGTTTATGAAGTATTAAAATGTAAAGTTTTAAAATTAAATGATTTACAGAATTCAATTAAACGAATAGATGAATTTATAAATATTGCAATTGAAAAATTAAAACATCAGCCTGAGTTTTACAATAAAGGGATGAATTACATTCATAAAGCCATTGCAAAAAAAGTAATTGAGAATATTCTAAACCATGATTTAGAATTGATAAAAGCGGGTAATTCTTTAGAAATAATTGATATTGAAAGAAGATTTGAAGGAGTAGATTTTTATCTGAATGAAGACAAATCTGACAAGGTTTCTTTCTTTGGCTTCATCGATCGAATTGACAGACTAAATGGAACGGTCAGAATTATCGATTATAAAACCGCAAAAACAAAAAATCTTACCGTAAAAATCGATGAATTAAACAAGTCAGATTATTTCCAAAACAGCGACAGAAAACAGGCGATGCAACTTTGTTTATATCAATATGTAATTCAAAGTTTACCGGAGTTTTGGGGATTTCCTGTAGAAACCGGAATCTGGAGTTTTGCCGATGCTAAAAAAGGAGTAGTGTCGCTGGAATTTGCTCAGGGAAGTCTTGATGATGCTATGATTTCTATTCAAAATTTAATACATGAAATTCTGAATCCTGAAATCAGTTTCCTAGAAAATGTGAAAAACTATAATTATTAA